The following nucleotide sequence is from Solanum dulcamara chromosome 7, daSolDulc1.2, whole genome shotgun sequence.
CAGGCATGAATAACTCAAGCTCCACTAACAACCAAGGCAAAAGTAAAACTACACACTAGAACAGAGACTCTACAAAATTTAGGATATCGAGATTGGTAAGACAGCACAAAAAGTGTTAACCTTGCATGTATATTTCATGTTTCAGTCCAGTGTTTATTGAGTCAATCcatgaaaataatcaatttcttcTTCGGCAAATCTGAAGAATAGTCATAGACAACTCCTACAAATCCTACTAATTAATATAGGAATTCCGAACTGAGCTCTCGTACAGTAATTGGGGTGTCTTTGACACACGATTTGAATGTTACTGACTTTTCTAGGATGTTAATGAAATGGTAGTCAAGTAAAGAGAAGCTAAAAGGTCATCACTAGAAGCATATCCATTTGCTTTATATAATTACATAACAATCTCAGATATCATTGGATACTCATTGATGCAGAAAGAGCGAATATTCAGTAGAGCAATGTGCTATTACCTGCCCTAATGCTTGGAGGCACAATGCTCGCAGAACTCCTTCAGCGAGGTCTACCGGCAGATTTCTCCTAAATACAAAGCAAATAATAGTGAAAATCTAACCCCTGacattttaaatttcaaatcatgaatttGAATTGCATTGGTATCAAAACCTTTGTTCGGCTGGCAACTGAGGAAGAACATTTCGAACCGCACAATCAAGATATCCAGCAGCCTTCAGGAAAATATCAACAGAAGATCGCCTGCTCTCTGTCAGATGTTAAAGACAAAATgaggaaaaagaaagatgaattTGAAACAGCAAGACAGATGAGTCCCAAGAGAAGTTTAGAGACTTTGCCAAGAAACAAGTGTGTTATGAATTAAAAGAACACGTCAAGACAGTTACTATGCATTTACTGGATCTGCAAAGTTAAACATGGGAGAAATACCCACCTTCAGATACCTTTGGCGAATAACCATCGAGAGATGTTCTAGGAAGAAGCAGCAAGTTAGCTTGCGATAACGATAGTGTTGCCATCAAGTGCAAAACGGATAGTACTTCATACCAAGCACTAAACATTGCAGTTTCCTGAAATATTTTGACAAATAAGACAGTTCTCCCTCATGGTAGCAAAACCAAATAGAAGACtaaacatgaaaagaaaaaataatactagTCCGACCTCTGCATCATCCTCTTGATTGACCCAAATAAATTGCACTTTATGCTGTAATGTGCTACCTGAAAATGGCCAAGAAAGCAACATCTCACAACTAAAATCAACAAAGTGCAAATGCTAACGAGATAGAAGCCAAAGTATGTACCATCTTTAACTAGCCCCAAAAGAACAGGCAAATAATCTTCGAGAGCCTGCAAAAGATCAGCAAGAGTTGAACCTCCTGCAAGAAATTGCTGCTATGCATCATATCCACATATGAGGAAAGAAACAAGAACATGGCCAAATTCCAAAAGATATATCTATGCTTCCTCTGCAACTTACCATGCTGAGTAGCAGTTTTCCTTCTTGTCCTTGTAATCGTGGGAGCTTCTTGCCCTGCCATAACCACTATTCTGGTTCTGAGAGCGGAAAGGCGCTCCACCAGGGTTTTCGACAATTGATCACCAAGTGCAAGAGAGAAATCAACTGGCTTAGGGATACGTAATCCAGGAACAAATACAGACACCTCGCCAATGTTTCCTGGCCGCCTTCTATTCCCACCAGTATCCTGCGGCGTCGAAATAAAGCATCCCATATCCTAAAATTTTCTCGTATCTGCCAGAGCACTACCATAAATTACAGAATGGTCATAAGACAAAAATTAtgtcaataaaaataatgaccTCTATCGTGAACACAATTAGGAAAAAATTTGTAACATGAATAACCCTGCAAAATCATCACAAGAAAATTTGGATGACTCAGGCTGGAAACTAGTCATAAAGTGAAAATCACAATAAATGAGCAACCAACAAACAGTTGGCTGCTCACGAGTACTATCCCATAGACTGCTACTAGAACCATCTGTTAAGTCAACAGACTCTTCTGTTAAATATGTACAAAACTGAATATATAAAAACAAACCAGCTTACCTAGGTTTTATAATCAGCAGATTAGGCAATAGGTCAATTTCTCTAGTAATTTCTGCATCATAAGTAAAGAATATTTATGTGAGTATAGGTGCAAAACAGGCAGTAAAAATAAAGAGGAAAAAGGAGATCACAAGAAATGCATGAAAAGTGACAGGTGCATTGGTTTTTCTACATTACCAGACTTGTGTTTCTACCTCTAACAAAAACTTAAACTTCCTCCTTCCATAATGAACTTGGACAGATTTGTCAAACAAGTAGGCGGCTTTGAACCCAATTACAAAAAAGTCACAAAAAAGCaccttttcttctcttgaaAGGGGAACCAAAAAGGAAGATGAAAGAAAGAGAACCACAAACTTCTGATTCACGTAACATTGGAGTAAAGAATTGCAAACCCCATTTAATAAAGCAAAGGAACCTATAAGCAAAACCCAACTTGTGCACTAAGCTCATAACTTCAAATTATCCCCAAGTGGGTCGAAAGTGGAGCAGATAAACAACCAACCCCAATTACCAAAACTCCATAAGCATGAGAATTTAAGAAacccaattcaattcaattgtaTTAAAGCttccaaaatcaaatcaaatcaattgaATTCTGTCGCAGCTCAGCACAGATTTTGTACAAATATGATCGAAAAACCATGAAATCATAAGACCCAATTCgtataattgaaaattataCCTGGTTTGAAACAGAGGAGCCAAAATATTCCatccaaagaaaaaagaaaaagaaaatatgggCTTGTATTTTCTGGGAATTGATTGAACCCTACTATAAGAAACTCTTTAGCCTAATTGAGCAAAACCCAAATTCCCTTTGAAAGGGCAAATACAAAGGAATCAACTCAACCTCAACTTGGTTGTAGAATCAGCTGACAAATTTCAATCTGGAAaatttgaggaagaagaaaaaagtgacAGAGATaataaaaagagagaaataCAGATAGAAAATGGGtctttcttcttcaatcttCAACGTACAGTTGAAATCTTGATAAGCAATCGTCCCaaatagagagagaaaattaAACCCAtagaacaaaaaatatttaaaaattagaggGTTAAgagtaaattaatttaaatagtaataatagtattgCTGGTGAAGTTGCTTTCCAGAAGGCGTTTATTTGTCATATTAATTTGGTAGCTAGTGCTAATATAACGACAATTATTTGGACAAGATGTTTGCATTTTATATGGCGCCGAATGCAGCCTTTTTCATTAAgcaaattaataattatatatagttataataaataattttaattctaGATATATATAATAAGTGATTCAGAGGAATTTCTTGCGCCTATGTGGCTCTGTCCCCGTCTTCTTCccattttaaagaattttttttgcttGCTATGATGCACTAATTATATGTTTAATTATGTATATGCTAGAAAGTAATGCAACTTTATCAAAATGTGGTCCTTACGAGTCCATGCAAGGACTTTTATATTCTAATATTTTACAAATTTTGCTAACAAATAATTCATAATGTGGGTTAGCTTTGATTGTACAATAATCTTATAGACAAGTTAGAttactaaataaaaaaataacttcgTACATACAACCGTACTCTtgtgaaataattaaatgaattgCCCAACAAATCAAGTTCATTGACTCTCCTTTTAGTTTACATATGTGTGAAATTTATGAGAAGTGTCTAAATTAGTACTTCTAgtaatttttcattatttattatctttaAAATAAAGCAATTTAGATGCTATAATACATAAAAATGAGATAATAGgattaaaaaagaattacaTTATCCATCTACATATAAGTTCGAACTCTTATCTACTTTAAAATTTTGCGCCTAGGGTGGAATGGCACGAGGAATCTGAGTTGTTGAGACTTGAGATTGGCCGGTATGAGCAAAGTAAAAAAGAGTATTGGTGCTAATGCCTGCACTAACCGCTGGCAGGTGCATAGGAAcgagtatttttttttcacaCACGACATTTGGTACTAGCATAGTAGCATTGATACTTAAGAAAATCGATCAAATTTAATTTACCTCAAAAGTAAAACATTTTCTAATAAAGACGATTTAAGTGTATATCAAGTAGAGGTTCGACTCGACAACATGTTCGATAGAAAACATAATGGCCTAGGTCTAGGAGGGTAAGTAAGATGTACGTAGATCTTATTCGTGTGACCTTTCGAGTAGAGATGTAAGGCTCAAACTCAAAATCTTTGATTAAAGATAAAGAAGAGTACTTATCATTCTATCACAACTAGGGGCAGAGCAAGATAGGGCCGAGAAAGTACACGTTCAACTCCATCTAATTTTGAACTGAGATTTAAACGTCAAATGTCAGTATACAAATATAATAGTATCTCATTATAGTAGTCATGAAATGTTCAGACAAAAGTTATCAATTATCACCCCCttcgataaaaaattatattttttatatataattaaaaataatttttttatatatataataaatgttGTACCTTTGATTTCGTAGTATATTTACTTCTACATACATTTTAAACTTCTTAATAAACAAATGAAAATTCGATATCCGCCACTTATCACCAATAGTCACCTATTGTCGGTAGGAATGTGTTGTTTTGGCTTTAATAGTAGTACCTTGGTTCTTTTATTATGACACATCCGCATATCTGTTTTGCCCCTTGGCCTTGTTTAAGATTACTAATTAATAATAGTACTATATAAAGGATGTCTTATAGACTAATGTGTTCTATTGTCTGCAAAATAAACCCTTTTTATTGCACTAATCCAAATGTTCTCCTCACGTGGGAGTATTCACATAGTTAATTATTCCCAAAGAAAGAGAAACCAAAAGAGGCGTTGTTGTTACTCCATCTCATTTTATTAATCGTGTGCTGTTACAAATACGTAATCAAAACgcctatatattttttaaaagaaagaaattaaagTTTCACCaaacttatattatatatagttctaaaaatgataattaaatataaatatgaagATTTCTATATATGATAACACTAAAAGTTACGTACTAAATTTACAATAATGAAAATTAAAGGATTATATATACCCTAATATAGTTCAATAGTTGGATCCCAATATACTCTCTCCATTCTAATATACTTGTTACaaatgatatgaactttgacCAATATTTTAAGATAGTactttttgtatagtttttgaatatctaaatttaaaatttaaaatattaaactaatctaatttaatttaactttgaaaattagttaaattaattttcaaaaaacaaaACGTGACAACTATTTTAAAATGGTGGAAGTATTATTTAGTATCGAATATGTATATTTCTTGTACATGGTCATTGTCCATGTcctattttctttttaacaTTATATAAGGAAAAAGGTAAGCTATTAGTATATGCCGTAGTTGAAACAGTGAAAATTAGGTGGGATGGCTTCTTTTTCGGGCATGTTATGAGTTTTTATCCATAGTTTGAAAAATAATAGctgaaataaaattcatataaaaataacCCGGCTTAAAACGTGAAAGAACTTATAAAGATTTATACTCATAAATAGTTTTTTGGTTTTAAACTTATAAAGATTTGAATTTCATGAATCTTTCCTAGGTTTTGAaacttagtaaaaaaaaaaactaatcccATGAATTGTTTCTTGTCTTTTAAAATACttgtttttcaagaaaatattttttagaaaaacatTTTCTTTTCTACCAAACACACCCATAATAGCTGGTATTAAAAATAGCTACCTATTTTATCCTTTGATACCTGATTGGTAGAGTTTGGTTTTTTCTATTCTAGACTAGATACTAGATTAAACTATAAATTGACCCCTTAAAAGTCTTAAACTATTGATTAGTCAATCTTTTCTTAACTATCAATGAAACAATTACTAATTGTTATTGTTATCACTTTTGTTGATGCTGTAATATGACAATTACACTAATATACAATAACTTAATTTTTTATTGCACAGGCTTTGACTTCCAAAGGGACACTACCATAGATTCAGGTTCCATGCACTTGAAATATTGATATCATATTAAGATTTATTAGGGATATTTACCTAATTGAAACGATTATTAGTTCTTAGCTATTTGTGTTAATTAATCAACTAAATTATTGGTAACTAAAATTTATCATCGGATAGTCATATCAAAATAATGGATGCATAGCATGTGtatgaatatatacataaatatcatTTAACTTTGCTtgcttaatttatatatttcacTTTATTAAATCACTTAACTACAATAAGTTGCGTTAATTTGATATAAACGTACAATGTAAATAAGTTTTACCCTAAATATCAATCTTCCTAGAAAATCCTTTTCAACTTTGCACCTAAATGTTTCATTTTGAGCAATTTTTTTCAGCAATGTGTGTATATTACATTTTTATTTGAAGTCAGTTATTTATCCAATATTTATACTTTATGtgcaaaaaaattgagttaaaCCGCTCATTGTTGGTTCACGATTAAATATATCGCCCGCATACATACAACTCATTTTTTGATAGggaaatgcacatatataatttgataaTGGGGTGAATGGTTTTTTAacaataaatgataaataaaacgaattgaaaataaaaacacaataatttgAGGATGGAGTGATCAATAATATATGTTTGTATCTAAAGTTATCCGAGCAGAGAATTCTAATAAAGATTAAAGTGATTAGAAAACTATGTATGGACCATATATGTGTTGGTGCAAATACTTTCATTGTGTGTTCTATATCACTTTATCATATGACCAATGTTATGATCTGTTATTGGAGAAtatatctattatatatataaagtcaTGAATTACATATATTGTTTGAAGAACCCATTACAAAAAGACGTGAGTTTTAAATTTAGTGAACAACAAAAAAGATAAGTTTCAATCcaacaaaatatatatgtacaGATCTGAATTCGATTCCCAAATATATTAAATCTGGTCCCAACCCAAACAAAATTGCTTAGAAATATACTAGCTCGACTAATTCATATTTGACATGGGATTTAATAAGGTAAAGGCTCTTTATCATAGATTTCTTCATGAGACCTTTAATATTTAAGGACGAAAGATCTCAATCATCGTATGACACCGTTATCCCTATCTAAcctaaaataatgcataaaataggGGATGTCGTACGTAGACTCCCTCCCCTACCACGTTTCATTATTTGGAGATTTAGGTACTTTTGATACATCTGTAAAGTGTCCAGTAATGCAAGAATTGACATGAAAGAGGTGAGAGTACGTAGTGCAAGCTGCCCCTCGATCTCTTTAAGGAGtgtttggattgatttttttaaatagtttataagttaaaaattaaaagtcatGATTAAGTTGGGTagtcaattttttatttttagcttatttttgtaCCTTTTAGCCTTAAAAAGTGCTTAAAATACTTTTTGTCTTTTTCAaacactttaaaaaaattaaaaaaaggtttAAAAGCCAAAatctacttaaaataagtcaattcaaacactCTCTAAGACAATGACTTATTTATCTAACTGTTGTAGTAATTGTTAGGGTTTTGCCTTGATTTTCTTACcatatttgaattttcttttgaagGAAAGTTAAAGTATTACCatgatatttttactttttctgaaagaaaaatataattttcttccaTATTTGATCGTTCTTTTCTTAAAGGAAAGTTTTGAGCTCTATAAATTGAAGGTTCCTCTTCTCATAGCATAACACAATAACATTCACAATGCAGACGTTTAAGAGTTTTGTTTATGGGAAGCTTTTCTCTCTGcggttattttatttttattagtttttaaaCATGTAGGCCAATTAGCTAGaccatataataatattatgtttttagtattattttatgtGTCGTCAGATTTATCGCCGACATAATTGTCATTGTAAGCTTTTGCATGACGCCTTGATTTTTTCGTACCCAACACATTATGTACATCGACTGTGTAAAGCTAATTTCACAATGTCATTGGGAGACTATTTATATCCAACACTCTGTGATAAAGTATAATTCCTACTCCCTCCGTCTCATATTAAATGGACatcttcttaaaaatatttgtctcatattacttgatcacttactaaattaagatagaattaattatttttttctcatttcacccctacaattaatatgctttggaagtttaaataaattttgaagatccaaaaactttttttttcaagaggctaattaatatgaacaaaaagtaaaatagtaaaattaaacaatctattaataatttcttaattatcgtgtaaaatataaaatgttcatctaatatgggacggaAGAAGTACTTAATAACTTGTAAAAACGGTAGTAATTGTTTTTACTTCATTAGATTATTCAACTATGATAAGTTAGGGACGGAGCCGCGGAGGCAGACGGGGTGGAAGGGGTaaacattatttatttatttattttacacatatatataaattgttgAATTCtctttacataaaaaatatgtcTTATTTATTTTGCACATATATAAATTGTTGAATTCtcattacataaaaatatttcttttttgaatctcattatttgaattaattattattctGCCACTAAATTCAGAAAATGtgtgcattaattaattaaacaaaatataaaacCAACAAATGCCAATAACAATGAAGGAATACACCCCCCTTGGGATTGGccaaaaaaaactaatttaatttgtatatgatGCTATAAAGTGATGGAAGTTCGAATTATAAAATAGACGTAGATGAATATGCGCTATTATTAttgaattaatttatatttatctaAATCATTTAACAATGATAAAATTGTAGCATTAATTTGATAAGTATTTATGATATTTACAATGAGACCGTGCATGATTTTGTGACGGAGGCATGACCAATCAATAACTGTAAAAGGCCATAGGCGCCGTCCATTTATTCTGAACTATATGAAAGTATATTATATGCACCTTTCTTAATTTCAATAATGTCAGTTTCAATGTATGTTGGTGACCTAAGCGTTTTATTTTTGACTTTCGAACTCGCTTTTTAAGATACTAATTATTTCTTTCCTCTtcatttatatgatatatttttttaattaatttttaaaataataatatatttttatatgtaataaaatgtaatttaattttaaaatattaattttattcttaatgagatgatttataaTCATATAGatacatataatttattttagatcataagttttttttaaaaaaaattaattatatcttaAATTTTGTGGTCAGTCAAATTACATAATATAAATTTGAGACGTGAATAATAGGTATCATCATATATGAAAATTCTTGTGAAGTTGGCCAAACAAATGTGGAAAATAGTGTACAACTTCTACTATTCTTACGTGGTCCAAACTTGTACTACTACTCACCATGTTTGTTCAAATTAGTATGAAACAAACAACTACTCAATGTACGTGTAACGCATGCAAAGTTGTGAACTCTAGCTAGAATTTGTGGAGAAGAGTTCAATTTTAAGTGAACGATTCCTAAATATCTAATGATGATGAATCAGACTTCAATTAAATTGAAGTTTGAAATGgacagagaaagaaaaagaaaagagaacaaTGCAAAATACAGCACCTACGTGTCGATCAGAGGTAGAGTCGTATTAATTATGAAATATCATGTCCATAAGTCCTTTTCAACATTTTATTCTCCCTAGTTCGTTTTAGATTCATAAGACTAATTAATTATCTAATGAAATTAACTTCATTTTTTTGGTCAACATAATCCTGATAGCGAAGAAGAAAATATTGTACTACTATATATTATCacatataaattcaaaatttaaaatttatatattttacctTTAAATAATTTAAGCATTGGACTTGTTATATTTTGAAGTTATAAATTCAATCTTATTCACTATTTATTACAATTACAAAAAAAAGTTCACACATAAATTTATGCTCTAAATTAAACGAACTTAATTGAACTcataccaataataataatgcatcCGCCCCTGACCATTTTGTGGTCCAAATATTTAGTCATGGTTGTTCAATGCATCAACTATCAAGCAAACAAAGTAACTAATTATATATGTGTTAAGTTGTGACCAAGTGGCAACACTATTAACTTAACAACTAATTGTGCTGCAACTATATATATCGATCTTACTAAATAGTATATACGCGTATAAACTctagtaataaataatatactacatttttttaatatatatatatattggcgtCTTATATAAACTATTTAAACAAAGAAAAACTTGTGTTTTACAAAGCATATGGTGAATCAGAATAGGAAGccgtttgaaatttgaattgacttataagctgttttcagtttttttgagtGTTGTTTAGCTGGTCAACTTAAAGTcgttttgtgcttaaaataagccccaatacatatttgaatttatttgaatgaacttattttattataagttgaaaacagcttataaatcaaaaaaaaaaattggcttgcacctattttttttttaaaaaaacttataagctGACTGGTCACGTTTCATTTAGTAATTTctcccaattttttttctaaaaaatgttcaaaagatTGTTATTGTTAGAAATTTCATCCGTATGCGCTACAAATTCTCTCAATTACTCAACTTTCAACTCAACACAAAATTATCTATAGAAAGAAAAGAATTCAATACAATAAAACCTCACTAAATTAATActcaataaattaataatttctttaagataaaaaaaaattccggTCTCAATTTGggccaataaaaaaaatcacctatttcaataagataataagataatatatttttttagaagacccatttataaatatatagtctcattaatattataaattaataattctaTAAAAGTACAAATATATCTAAGACAATTTAatgaaatatgattctattgtattttattaaatttaaatctAGTTGAAACTCATCTCTAACTTTTCTTATTGCATTCAAAAGTTTCGGTGTTGTTTGTTTGAACCGCATTATAAAATTGCGAAGAGTTCTAGATTTCAATAAATGTTTCCTTATGTTTAACTGGTTCCAAAGATATTGTATCATCttcaacattatttttttttcaatggtATCCATAATTTCTTCTAAACTTTGGACCTCTAATACTCAGTTCTTTTCTCCCACACACCCGCTTTTGCAAGGCTagccgggggggggggggggggggggtttcaGTATCATTTTTATCTGAATAATCCAACAAGTTGTTAACGTTTATTTTATTGCGGTAATCgagataattaattataatctTGAGTTAATGAATGATGTTTTCACAAGTGTATTTATtaacaaaaatgacattttttagGGATACCAATTTTGTCTCTATATCTTGTATATTAAAATTAACCTTCTTTAAATCTCAAACattctttaaattaataaatattaatttattgattaaataatatttatataaaatattaatattttatgatttcacctatattaatttaataaaattttaacgtATTTCATAAATATCTAACGGTGAATGGGGAACTCTATGAAATGGACCCAAAAAAGGCAGCGATGCAAAC
It contains:
- the LOC129893737 gene encoding uncharacterized protein LOC129893737, with translation MGCFISTPQDTGGNRRRPGNIGEVSVFVPGLRIPKPVDFSLALGDQLSKTLVERLSALRTRIVVMAGQEAPTITRTRRKTATQHGGSTLADLLQALEDYLPVLLGLVKDGSTLQHKVQFIWVNQEDDAEETAMFSAWYEVLSVLHLMATLSLSQANLLLLPRTSLDGYSPKVSEESRRSSVDIFLKAAGYLDCAVRNVLPQLPAEQRRNLPVDLAEGVLRALCLQALGQAVDIQLGLAIDSAKATLAVKRRLACEMVKYWQQAQDNIMNLPLSNGWGEKHRLFVKWKYIEAKASAYYYHGLILDEGNTEKSHGMAVAALQAADEYLKESKKACEAFNAAIPLSRNPPLWGTMKFLAEKIPKDTSSKVRINRDLYSYEKIMETAPTLPDFALALKPDEYQLPHVDASWDDETYRQGTV